One Halocalculus aciditolerans DNA segment encodes these proteins:
- a CDS encoding DUF5798 family protein encodes MGLGSTAKKIQTVADVAEKLYQRVNHLIERVQEMQETVQETNERVETLEAQADAQGAVLAALAEREGVDLESLGDDVDWEAVGWGPDGTETEDAIRDDDGESGEADVDGDANA; translated from the coding sequence ATGGGACTCGGAAGCACGGCGAAGAAGATTCAGACCGTCGCGGACGTCGCGGAGAAGCTCTACCAGCGCGTGAACCACCTCATCGAGCGCGTGCAGGAGATGCAGGAGACGGTGCAGGAGACGAACGAGCGCGTGGAGACGCTCGAAGCGCAGGCGGACGCGCAGGGTGCGGTCCTCGCGGCGCTCGCGGAGCGCGAGGGCGTCGACCTCGAATCCCTCGGCGACGACGTGGACTGGGAGGCCGTCGGCTGGGGACCGGACGGAACCGAGACGGAGGACGCGATCCGGGACGACGACGGCGAGAGCGGAGAGGCGGACGTCGACGGGGATGCGAACGCCTAA
- a CDS encoding ribonuclease P protein component 4, with protein sequence MTRSIARERIDRLHDLAREAARGGDDDLAREYVRLARRIAERNRLTLPKRFRRFTCDACDAYLIPGRNARVRTRAGHVVVTCDCGHQSRYPYGEA encoded by the coding sequence GTGACGCGGAGCATCGCACGGGAGCGCATCGACCGCCTGCACGACCTCGCTCGCGAGGCCGCCCGCGGCGGCGACGACGACCTCGCGCGGGAGTACGTGCGGCTCGCCCGCCGCATCGCCGAGCGCAACCGGCTCACGCTCCCGAAGCGCTTCCGCCGGTTCACCTGTGACGCCTGTGACGCCTACCTGATTCCCGGCCGGAACGCGCGCGTCCGCACCCGCGCCGGCCACGTCGTCGTGACCTGTGACTGCGGCCATCAGTCCCGGTATCCCTACGGAGAAGCCTAA
- a CDS encoding YhbY family RNA-binding protein gives MMADLATKAHEADVTVWVGKAGIGAVVDELSDQLQERDVVKVKFLRSSRGGTDTDELAAELATEANADLYETRGNTAVYTR, from the coding sequence ATGATGGCTGACTTAGCTACGAAAGCCCACGAGGCCGACGTGACGGTCTGGGTGGGGAAAGCCGGTATCGGCGCGGTCGTCGACGAACTCAGCGACCAGCTCCAGGAGCGCGACGTCGTGAAAGTCAAGTTCCTGCGGTCGTCACGCGGCGGGACGGACACGGACGAACTCGCCGCGGAGCTCGCCACGGAGGCGAACGCCGACCTCTACGAGACGCGAGGGAACACCGCGGTGTACACGCGATGA
- a CDS encoding CoA-binding protein, whose protein sequence is MLVEDDAELAEILEYDTVAVVGCSATPGKDAHDVPKYLQNHGYTVIPVNPFADEILGREAYDSLADVEEEVDIVDVFRPSEEVAGIVDEAIERGDVKVVWTQLGIEDEEAAAKAADAGLRVVMDHCIKVEHRRLMR, encoded by the coding sequence ATGCTCGTCGAAGACGACGCGGAGCTAGCGGAGATTCTCGAGTACGACACCGTCGCGGTCGTCGGGTGTTCGGCGACGCCGGGGAAGGACGCCCACGACGTCCCGAAGTACCTCCAGAACCACGGCTACACGGTCATCCCGGTGAATCCGTTCGCGGACGAGATTCTCGGTCGGGAGGCCTACGACTCGCTCGCGGACGTCGAGGAGGAAGTCGATATCGTGGACGTGTTCCGGCCGAGCGAGGAGGTCGCGGGTATCGTGGACGAGGCCATCGAGCGCGGCGACGTGAAGGTCGTGTGGACGCAACTCGGAATCGAGGACGAGGAGGCGGCGGCGAAAGCCGCGGACGCGGGGTTGCGCGTCGTCATGGACCACTGCATCAAGGTCGAACACCGCCGCCTGATGCGATAG
- a CDS encoding glycosyltransferase family 4 protein, translated as MRALNYLELESHIRGGMTTAAAQQRKALATTDVDVVTTPWKAGNPVQSLGTAFAGMGYFEEFDVVHCNLVGPGSVAVARHAKRQDIPLVLHAHFTAEDFAESYRGSSTVAPALKPYLRWFYSQADLVLCPSEYTKGVLESYPVTAPIEPVTNGVDIESLQGHEALREETRERFDLDGTVVFAVGEVIERKGLTTFCETAKRTEYDFAWFGPYETGPQASAVTKRWTQNPPENVRFTGFVDDKRAAFGAGDVYMFPAKVENQGIAVLEAMATGKAIVVRDIPVFEEFLTDEHDCLKCDSTAEFVDALERLDADPDLRDRLGENARESVEEHTLDRVGDRLADLYQTLLDDSGTASGNREGESL; from the coding sequence ATGCGCGCCCTGAACTATCTCGAACTGGAGTCGCACATCCGCGGGGGGATGACGACGGCGGCGGCCCAACAGCGCAAGGCGCTCGCGACGACCGACGTCGACGTCGTGACGACGCCGTGGAAGGCCGGCAACCCCGTGCAATCCCTCGGGACGGCGTTCGCCGGCATGGGCTACTTCGAGGAGTTCGACGTCGTACACTGCAACCTCGTCGGCCCCGGGAGCGTCGCCGTCGCCCGCCACGCGAAACGCCAGGATATTCCGCTCGTCCTCCACGCGCACTTCACCGCCGAGGACTTCGCCGAATCCTACCGCGGCTCCTCCACTGTCGCCCCCGCCCTCAAACCCTACCTCCGCTGGTTCTACTCACAGGCCGACCTCGTCCTCTGCCCCTCCGAGTACACCAAGGGCGTCCTCGAATCCTATCCGGTTACTGCGCCCATCGAACCCGTCACGAACGGCGTCGACATCGAGAGCCTCCAAGGCCACGAGGCCCTCCGCGAGGAGACTCGGGAGCGCTTCGACCTCGACGGCACGGTCGTCTTCGCCGTCGGCGAAGTCATCGAGCGCAAAGGCCTCACCACGTTCTGCGAGACCGCGAAACGAACGGAGTACGACTTCGCGTGGTTCGGCCCCTACGAGACCGGGCCGCAGGCCTCCGCGGTGACGAAACGCTGGACGCAGAACCCCCCCGAGAACGTCCGGTTCACCGGATTCGTCGACGACAAACGCGCGGCGTTCGGCGCGGGCGACGTCTACATGTTCCCCGCCAAAGTCGAGAACCAGGGCATCGCCGTCCTCGAAGCCATGGCGACCGGGAAAGCAATCGTCGTCCGAGACATTCCCGTGTTCGAGGAGTTCCTCACCGACGAGCACGACTGCCTCAAATGCGACTCGACGGCGGAGTTCGTCGACGCCCTCGAACGCCTCGACGCCGACCCCGACCTCCGCGACCGCCTCGGCGAGAACGCCCGGGAGAGCGTCGAGGAACACACGCTCGACCGCGTCGGCGACCGCCTCGCCGACCTCTACCAGACCCTCCTCGACGACAGCGGAACCGCGAGCGGAAATCGGGAAGGGGAGTCCCTTTAA
- a CDS encoding glycosyltransferase, giving the protein MSDDRPAVAAFTDSYLPTVNGVTYTVRTWRDRWRARGGRMDVVYPASAHDPEPGEHPVPAASFPFYEGFRVGTPTVPDAVADVDVVHAHTPFALGLAALRLARRHDNPLVATYHTPASEYADYVAPDAASGAVSAVSRRYERWFLDRADLVLTPSETTARDLRRDLGVTTPVRALPNGVDTDFFRPTPSEAFRDRHDLPDGPLVGYTGRHGHEKELDDLVRAATHLDAPVVFGGDGPARDELHDLAADLDVDAHFLGFLDRDELPAFYSALDVFAFPSPVETEGLVALEANACGTPVVGVDAGALADTVDHGTTGYRYPRGDTTAFADAIQRALADERHLAENCLDARDDISVDHAIDTLETLYRDVR; this is encoded by the coding sequence ATGTCGGACGACCGGCCCGCCGTCGCCGCCTTCACGGACTCCTACCTCCCGACCGTGAACGGCGTGACCTACACCGTGCGGACGTGGCGCGACCGCTGGCGCGCCCGCGGCGGCCGCATGGACGTCGTCTACCCCGCCAGCGCCCACGACCCCGAACCCGGCGAACACCCCGTCCCCGCCGCCTCCTTCCCCTTCTACGAGGGCTTCCGCGTCGGCACCCCCACGGTTCCCGACGCCGTCGCCGACGTCGACGTCGTCCACGCCCACACGCCCTTCGCCCTCGGCCTCGCCGCCCTCCGCCTCGCCCGCCGCCACGACAACCCGCTCGTCGCCACCTACCACACCCCCGCCAGCGAATACGCCGACTACGTCGCCCCCGACGCCGCCTCCGGCGCAGTAAGTGCCGTCTCACGCCGCTACGAACGCTGGTTCCTCGACCGCGCCGACCTCGTCCTCACCCCCAGCGAAACCACCGCACGCGACCTCCGCCGCGACCTCGGCGTCACCACCCCCGTCCGCGCCCTCCCCAACGGCGTCGACACCGACTTCTTCCGCCCCACCCCCAGCGAGGCCTTCCGCGACCGCCACGACCTCCCGGACGGCCCGCTCGTCGGCTACACCGGCCGCCACGGCCACGAGAAAGAACTCGACGACCTCGTCCGCGCCGCCACCCACCTCGACGCCCCCGTCGTCTTCGGCGGCGACGGCCCCGCCCGCGACGAACTCCACGACCTCGCCGCCGACCTCGACGTCGACGCCCACTTCCTCGGCTTCCTCGACCGCGACGAACTCCCCGCCTTCTACTCCGCCCTCGACGTCTTCGCCTTCCCCAGCCCCGTCGAAACCGAAGGCCTCGTCGCCCTCGAAGCGAACGCCTGCGGCACCCCCGTCGTCGGCGTCGACGCCGGCGCACTCGCCGACACCGTCGACCACGGCACCACGGGCTACCGCTACCCCCGCGGCGACACCACCGCCTTCGCCGACGCTATCCAGCGCGCCCTCGCCGACGAACGCCACCTCGCCGAGAACTGCCTCGACGCCCGCGACGACATCAGCGTCGACCACGCCATCGACACGCTCGAAACGCTCTACCGCGACGTCCGATAG
- a CDS encoding geranylgeranylglycerol-phosphate geranylgeranyltransferase → MSVGESIRGLVEVTRPGNAVASGVMTWVGAFVAGVPFGLGAGVAAVATVLAVGAGNAINDYFDRDIDAINAPERPIPRGAVSPRGVLAFSAALFAAAVALAVTLPVIALAIAAVNLVALVAYTSVFKGLPGAGNAVVAYLGGSTFLFGAAAVGNPLDGVVLFALAALSTFTREVVKDVEDVEGDREEGLNTLPIAVGERTALWVGVACLVVAVVASPLPYLRGTFGVPYLVLVVPADAVMLAAAYWSFDDPTRGQSRLKYGMFLAIAAFVVGRAWTYL, encoded by the coding sequence ATGTCTGTGGGTGAGTCGATTCGGGGGCTAGTGGAGGTGACGCGGCCGGGGAACGCGGTCGCGTCGGGTGTGATGACGTGGGTCGGGGCGTTCGTCGCGGGGGTGCCGTTCGGGCTGGGGGCGGGCGTGGCGGCGGTGGCGACGGTGCTCGCGGTGGGGGCGGGGAACGCGATCAACGATTACTTCGACCGGGATATCGACGCGATTAACGCGCCGGAGCGGCCGATTCCGCGAGGCGCGGTGTCGCCGCGGGGCGTGTTGGCGTTCAGCGCGGCGTTGTTCGCGGCGGCGGTTGCGTTGGCGGTGACGCTGCCCGTGATTGCGCTGGCGATTGCGGCGGTGAATCTGGTGGCGCTGGTCGCCTACACGTCGGTGTTCAAGGGGCTGCCGGGGGCGGGGAACGCCGTCGTCGCCTACTTGGGCGGGAGTACGTTCCTGTTCGGGGCGGCGGCGGTGGGGAACCCTCTCGACGGCGTCGTGTTGTTCGCGCTGGCGGCGCTGTCGACGTTCACGCGCGAGGTGGTGAAGGACGTGGAGGACGTCGAGGGCGACCGGGAGGAGGGCCTCAACACGCTGCCGATCGCGGTGGGTGAGCGGACGGCGCTCTGGGTGGGCGTGGCGTGTCTCGTGGTCGCGGTGGTGGCGAGCCCGCTTCCCTATCTCCGCGGGACGTTCGGCGTGCCGTACCTCGTGCTCGTCGTGCCGGCGGACGCGGTGATGTTGGCGGCGGCGTACTGGAGTTTCGACGACCCGACGCGGGGCCAGTCGCGGCTGAAGTACGGGATGTTCCTCGCCATCGCGGCGTTCGTCGTCGGGCGCGCGTGGACGTACCTCTGA
- a CDS encoding PLP-dependent cysteine synthase family protein: MTTHRRPLENVLDTVGETPLMRVQASPDGVDVYAKLESFNPGASVKDRIGTYMLEQMLERGEVAEGGTIIEPTAGNTGIGFALAAKQLGLDAVFVVPERFSVEKQTLMRALDADVVNTPTEAGMGGAVNRAHELAEEFDDAVVPQQFANPLNVEAHYELTAPEIYDALDGEVGAVVAGCGTAGTLMGLTEYALEQDSDTYITAVEPEGSFYARTKGADVDESEYKIEGIGTHDLTTNQLFHPELVDTIEQVSDRDAHDELKRLAREEGHLVASSAGAASVAAQRVARRIADGDIDAPHDTVVTVFPDSSERYLSKGIYGSYEEWEG, translated from the coding sequence ATGACGACGCATCGCCGGCCGCTGGAGAACGTCCTCGACACCGTCGGGGAGACGCCGCTCATGCGCGTACAGGCGTCCCCGGACGGGGTCGACGTCTACGCGAAGCTGGAGTCGTTCAACCCGGGCGCGAGCGTGAAAGACCGCATCGGGACGTACATGCTCGAACAGATGCTCGAACGCGGCGAGGTCGCCGAGGGCGGCACGATAATCGAGCCGACGGCGGGGAACACCGGCATCGGGTTCGCGCTCGCCGCGAAACAGCTCGGGCTCGACGCCGTCTTCGTCGTTCCCGAGCGCTTCAGCGTCGAGAAGCAGACGCTCATGCGCGCGCTCGACGCCGACGTCGTGAACACGCCGACGGAAGCCGGGATGGGCGGTGCGGTGAACCGCGCGCACGAGCTCGCCGAGGAGTTCGACGACGCCGTCGTCCCCCAGCAGTTCGCGAACCCGCTCAACGTCGAAGCACACTACGAGCTGACCGCGCCCGAAATCTACGACGCGCTCGACGGCGAGGTCGGCGCGGTCGTCGCCGGCTGCGGGACCGCAGGAACCCTCATGGGCCTCACCGAGTACGCCCTCGAACAAGACTCAGACACCTACATTACGGCTGTCGAACCGGAGGGGTCGTTCTACGCGCGCACGAAGGGCGCTGACGTCGACGAATCCGAGTACAAAATCGAGGGCATCGGGACGCACGACCTCACGACGAACCAGCTCTTCCACCCCGAGCTCGTTGACACCATCGAACAAGTGAGCGACCGGGACGCCCACGACGAACTGAAGCGACTCGCGCGCGAGGAAGGCCACCTCGTCGCGTCCAGCGCCGGCGCGGCGAGCGTCGCCGCCCAGCGCGTCGCCCGCCGCATCGCCGACGGCGACATCGACGCCCCCCACGACACCGTCGTCACCGTCTTCCCCGACTCCTCCGAACGCTACCTCTCCAAGGGCATCTACGGCAGCTACGAGGAGTGGGAGGGCTAA
- a CDS encoding mechanosensitive ion channel family protein: protein MSATGLPLQTSGGFVADWLSQFLPANYAVPLGAAIIFVVVAFLVWVLGKATVVPLADRVFERRGLEAHARRPLRRIVGVVVAFVAIAFAFALAGYGNILTSLATIAAAATLAIGFAMQDVIANFVAGVFIYTDKPFKIGDWIEWDGNSGIVEDISFRVSRVRTFDNELLTVPNSALTDGVIKNPVAKDKLRVQFLFGVGYDDDIDKATEIIVEEAEKRDDILDDPGVSVRLTELGDSYVGLKSRFWIQDPSRADFVKTRGEYVQSVKERFDEEGINIPYPTRTLEGAVTVNGEAVDAEHFE, encoded by the coding sequence ATGAGCGCGACCGGACTCCCGCTCCAGACGAGCGGCGGGTTCGTCGCCGACTGGCTCTCCCAGTTCCTCCCCGCGAACTACGCCGTCCCGCTCGGCGCGGCGATTATTTTCGTCGTCGTCGCGTTCCTCGTGTGGGTTCTCGGGAAGGCGACCGTCGTCCCGCTCGCCGACCGCGTCTTCGAACGTCGGGGCCTCGAAGCGCACGCGCGCCGCCCGCTCCGCCGCATCGTCGGCGTCGTCGTCGCGTTCGTCGCCATCGCGTTCGCGTTCGCGCTCGCGGGCTACGGGAACATCCTCACGTCGCTCGCCACCATCGCGGCGGCCGCGACGCTCGCCATCGGGTTCGCGATGCAGGACGTCATCGCAAACTTCGTCGCCGGCGTCTTCATCTACACGGACAAACCCTTCAAGATCGGCGACTGGATCGAGTGGGACGGGAACTCCGGCATCGTCGAGGACATCAGCTTCCGCGTCTCCCGCGTGCGGACGTTCGACAACGAGCTCCTCACGGTCCCGAACTCCGCGCTCACCGACGGCGTCATCAAGAACCCGGTCGCGAAGGATAAACTCCGCGTGCAGTTCCTCTTCGGCGTCGGCTACGACGACGACATCGACAAAGCCACCGAGATTATCGTCGAGGAAGCCGAGAAGCGCGACGACATCCTCGACGACCCCGGCGTCTCCGTTCGCCTCACCGAACTCGGGGACTCCTACGTCGGCCTGAAGAGCCGGTTCTGGATACAGGACCCCTCGCGCGCGGACTTCGTGAAGACCCGCGGCGAGTACGTCCAGTCCGTGAAAGAGCGCTTCGACGAGGAAGGCATCAACATCCCCTACCCGACCCGCACGCTCGAAGGCGCGGTCACCGTCAACGGGGAGGCCGTCGACGCAGAACACTTCGAGTAA